Proteins found in one Enterococcus sp. 9D6_DIV0238 genomic segment:
- a CDS encoding DAK2 domain-containing protein → MEKETVNQMIDHQELLFAFQQGAIQLINEKKELNQINVFPVSDGDTGSNLASLMQSILEVTHEESQSVLDVFEKVADAALVGARGNSGIIFAQYFNGIYTHLLDSEEKNSVKSLVSSMKSAISEAYQAIENPVEGTIITVMRSWAEALNEGEQRSTLEMKLSKALTAAKEALENTTEQLKVLKKNQVVDAGAQGFYVFIKGFTQAFIDKKNGSQHVVSVETPSNPAFQTMTHPDTEEPAYRYCTEILLDQVALTKQEIQDKIKHLGDSLIVAVNRGKARIHIHSNQPAKVLEIVGEIGDVRQQKADDMLLQYQISQDKKASIALVTDSIADLPADYLLEEQIHVLPMNILLGETSYIDKVTIQNQHLFTLMKKQHQRATSAQPAVRTVENLFSFLENKYDSIIVITVADKLSGTYQAVKQAVKRTTSQARIEVIDSRLNSGAEGLLVMKANEWIKEGLAFETIVERIKAKRAHIKILVSVDDLNPMIDSGRIPQIAGRAAKKINVKPIVSLSEEGEGKLSNFSFSLEGNERKIFKKLKMMHKSQGIKSYSVLHADSFEKAEVWGKKLETEFSLPASYIMDISSVVALSAGQGCVAVAVELADKGGN, encoded by the coding sequence ATGGAAAAGGAAACGGTTAATCAAATGATCGATCATCAAGAATTATTATTTGCCTTTCAACAAGGGGCAATTCAATTGATTAACGAGAAAAAGGAGTTAAATCAAATCAATGTTTTTCCAGTATCAGATGGAGATACCGGCAGTAATTTAGCATCATTGATGCAATCGATACTAGAAGTAACTCATGAAGAATCACAATCAGTTCTTGATGTTTTTGAAAAAGTTGCTGATGCTGCTTTGGTTGGTGCTAGAGGAAATTCCGGTATTATTTTTGCACAATATTTTAATGGGATCTACACCCATTTATTGGATTCAGAGGAAAAAAATTCGGTGAAAAGTCTTGTGAGTAGTATGAAATCTGCTATTAGTGAGGCGTACCAAGCAATTGAAAATCCTGTAGAGGGAACGATCATTACAGTAATGCGTTCATGGGCAGAAGCATTAAACGAAGGTGAGCAAAGATCGACGCTTGAAATGAAATTATCTAAAGCACTTACTGCTGCAAAAGAAGCGTTGGAGAATACGACAGAGCAGCTAAAGGTGCTAAAAAAGAACCAAGTCGTAGACGCTGGTGCACAAGGATTTTACGTCTTTATCAAAGGATTCACGCAAGCCTTTATCGATAAAAAAAATGGAAGTCAGCATGTAGTAAGTGTTGAAACGCCATCTAATCCAGCATTTCAAACTATGACACACCCTGACACAGAAGAACCGGCTTATCGTTATTGTACCGAAATCCTTTTAGATCAAGTTGCTTTAACAAAGCAAGAAATCCAAGATAAAATCAAACATCTGGGAGACTCATTGATCGTGGCGGTCAATCGTGGCAAGGCAAGAATTCATATTCATTCGAATCAACCTGCTAAGGTTTTGGAAATAGTCGGTGAAATTGGAGATGTGCGACAACAAAAGGCAGATGATATGCTATTACAGTATCAAATCAGTCAGGATAAAAAAGCTTCTATTGCTCTAGTCACTGATTCCATCGCAGATTTGCCAGCAGATTATTTGTTGGAAGAACAAATCCATGTTTTACCCATGAATATTTTATTAGGTGAAACGAGCTATATCGATAAAGTGACGATTCAAAATCAACATCTTTTCACTTTGATGAAAAAGCAGCACCAACGTGCAACAAGTGCACAGCCCGCGGTAAGAACTGTTGAAAACCTCTTTTCGTTTTTAGAAAATAAATACGATTCGATCATTGTCATTACTGTAGCGGACAAATTGAGTGGAACATATCAAGCGGTGAAACAGGCAGTAAAAAGAACGACATCACAAGCTCGTATCGAAGTGATCGATTCTAGACTCAATTCAGGTGCCGAAGGACTTTTGGTGATGAAAGCAAATGAGTGGATCAAAGAGGGATTAGCTTTTGAAACGATCGTTGAACGAATCAAGGCGAAGCGGGCGCATATAAAAATTTTAGTGAGTGTTGATGACTTGAATCCGATGATTGATTCGGGAAGAATTCCGCAAATCGCAGGGAGAGCAGCGAAAAAAATAAATGTAAAGCCAATCGTTAGTTTAAGTGAAGAAGGCGAAGGGAAGCTCAGTAACTTTTCGTTTAGTTTAGAAGGAAATGAACGAAAAATTTTCAAAAAGCTAAAAATGATGCATAAGTCTCAAGGGATAAAAAGCTATTCCGTCCTTCATGCCGATTCTTTTGAAAAAGCTGAGGTTTGGGGCAAAAAATTAGAGACAGAATTTAGTTTGCCAGCAAGTTATATCATGGATATTTCTTCAGTTGTTGCGTTAAGTGCAGGACAAGGTTGTGTTGCAGTAGCAGTTGAATTAGCAGATAAAGGAGGAAATTAG
- the glyQ gene encoding glycine--tRNA ligase subunit alpha, whose protein sequence is MEKKLTVQDMILTLQKFWSSNGCMLMQSYDTEKGAGTMSPYTFLRAIGPEPWNAAYVEPSRRPADGRYGENPNRLYQHHQFQVVMKPSPENIQELYLESLELLGIDPLAHDIRFVEDNWENPSMGCAGLGWEVWLDGMEITQFTYFQQVGGLACHPVTSEITYGIERLASYIQEVESVYDLEWTNGVKYGEIFNQPEYEHSKYSFEISDQEMLLENFDKFEKEAKRCIDENLVHPAYDYILKCSHTFNLLDARGAVSVTERAGYLARIRNMARAVAKIFVAEREKLGFPLLNKEEQVTKEAN, encoded by the coding sequence ATGGAGAAGAAACTTACTGTGCAAGATATGATTTTAACGTTACAAAAATTTTGGTCGTCAAATGGCTGTATGCTCATGCAGTCCTATGATACGGAAAAGGGAGCGGGAACGATGAGTCCGTATACTTTTTTACGAGCGATCGGACCTGAACCTTGGAATGCGGCTTATGTTGAACCATCACGTCGTCCTGCTGACGGTCGTTATGGAGAGAATCCTAATAGACTTTATCAACATCATCAGTTTCAAGTGGTGATGAAACCTTCACCAGAAAATATCCAGGAACTGTATCTAGAAAGTTTAGAATTGCTCGGAATCGATCCGTTAGCTCACGATATTCGTTTTGTGGAAGACAACTGGGAAAACCCTTCAATGGGCTGTGCTGGTCTGGGCTGGGAAGTTTGGCTTGACGGTATGGAGATTACTCAGTTTACCTATTTCCAACAAGTGGGCGGGTTAGCTTGTCATCCGGTGACATCTGAGATCACTTATGGGATCGAACGACTAGCTTCTTATATTCAAGAAGTTGAAAGTGTGTATGATCTAGAGTGGACCAATGGCGTAAAATATGGTGAAATTTTCAATCAGCCTGAATACGAGCATTCAAAATACTCATTTGAAATCAGTGACCAAGAGATGCTCTTAGAAAACTTTGATAAATTTGAAAAAGAAGCAAAACGCTGTATCGATGAAAATTTAGTACATCCAGCATATGATTATATTTTAAAATGCAGTCATACTTTTAATTTACTGGATGCTCGCGGGGCAGTGTCCGTGACAGAACGTGCAGGATATCTTGCACGTATTAGAAATATGGCACGTGCAGTAGCGAAGATTTTTGTTGCAGAGCGTGAGAAATTAGGATTCCCATTATTGAATAAAGAAGAACAAGTTACGAAGGAGGCAAACTAA
- a CDS encoding tryptophan-rich sensory protein: MNQMKKELYQWLVPIIYVVMIGVNAAAVLLPMNGMTTQEVLDSYSNLFAPAGLTFSIWSVIYLLLGAFVVYQWIKPKNGSILANRQIAQKIRIVFIISSVLNSLWLVAWQYLYINITIFIMLGLLITLIYCNRMLAMMSLTKGDYFFIRLPFSVYFGWITIATIANITAFLVDKNIAFLQDNQQVWTIVILLVGVVIIGATVIKNRDIAYGIATLWAYYGILVKHRSADGWNGAYPMIITTVMICLLLISLFCLYDLFLLSKKKAS, translated from the coding sequence ATGAACCAGATGAAAAAAGAGTTGTATCAGTGGCTGGTACCGATCATCTATGTTGTAATGATCGGCGTGAATGCTGCTGCGGTCTTATTGCCGATGAATGGAATGACGACACAAGAAGTTTTAGATAGTTATTCAAATTTGTTTGCTCCAGCAGGACTTACGTTTTCGATTTGGTCAGTTATTTACTTACTACTGGGTGCCTTTGTTGTATATCAATGGATAAAACCAAAAAATGGGTCGATTTTAGCCAATAGACAGATAGCGCAAAAAATACGTATAGTCTTTATTATTTCTTCAGTTTTAAATAGTCTTTGGTTAGTTGCTTGGCAATATTTATATATCAATATCACTATTTTTATTATGTTGGGATTATTGATCACCTTGATTTATTGCAATAGAATGCTAGCGATGATGTCTTTGACTAAGGGCGATTACTTTTTTATACGTTTGCCATTTAGCGTGTATTTTGGCTGGATCACGATTGCAACGATTGCGAATATCACTGCTTTTTTAGTTGATAAAAATATTGCTTTTTTACAAGACAATCAGCAAGTGTGGACAATAGTCATTTTACTTGTTGGTGTGGTGATCATTGGCGCAACAGTTATCAAGAATAGAGATATCGCTTATGGAATAGCTACACTTTGGGCGTATTACGGTATATTAGTGAAGCATCGTTCAGCAGATGGCTGGAATGGTGCCTACCCAATGATCATTACGACCGTTATGATTTGTTTATTGCTGATTTCACTCTTTTGTTTGTATGATTTATTTCTTTTATCTAAAAAGAAAGCTAGCTGA
- a CDS encoding TetR/AcrR family transcriptional regulator: MEKEIVNTRDRIIQVATRLFMDNGYLGTSTRQIAQLAEVTQPNLYHHFKNKEEVYIGVIETLLSDVNEELVVIVEDQTLDTVSKLKRFAECLKTKHPFDFDLMMHDFNTKLMEETQYKLFMLWNQSYKEPLLRLFKTSDFPIRSGVSPEIATTHFLNTLSPYIKAEQRTTTLTIDQVVDLFLNGITSNE, translated from the coding sequence ATGGAAAAAGAAATAGTAAACACGAGAGATCGAATCATTCAAGTAGCAACTAGATTGTTCATGGATAATGGTTATTTAGGGACATCTACAAGACAAATTGCGCAGTTGGCCGAAGTGACGCAACCTAATTTGTATCATCATTTTAAAAATAAAGAAGAAGTCTATATCGGTGTCATTGAAACCTTATTAAGTGATGTGAATGAAGAATTAGTTGTGATAGTGGAGGATCAGACGCTGGATACGGTTAGCAAATTAAAAAGATTTGCTGAGTGCTTAAAAACAAAACATCCATTTGATTTTGATTTGATGATGCATGATTTTAATACAAAATTAATGGAAGAAACCCAATATAAATTATTTATGCTTTGGAATCAATCCTATAAAGAGCCGTTGCTCCGTCTGTTTAAAACAAGTGATTTTCCGATACGTTCTGGAGTATCTCCTGAAATAGCAACAACTCATTTCTTGAATACATTATCACCATACATCAAAGCAGAGCAGCGAACAACAACATTGACGATTGATCAAGTTGTGGATTTATTTTTAAATGGTATCACAAGTAACGAATAA
- the glyS gene encoding glycine--tRNA ligase subunit beta has protein sequence MAKDLLLEIGLEEIPAHIVTPSRLQLEQKVVKFLEENNLAYETVQSFSTPRRLAVRVTQLPEQQEDTQEEVKGPARKIAQDDQGNWSKAAEGFVRGQGLRTDAITFKELNGVEYVYVTKHNHGQKTIDVLSGLKDVITSLTFPVTMHWANYDFEYIRPIHWLVALLGDEIIPFSVLDVETSNQSRGHRFLGDDVTIMHSKEYEAKLKEQYVIVDPAERKAMIVAQAEQLAEKNHWTLDLDGKLLEEVTNLVEYPTAFVGGFDEKYLSVPDEVLVTSMKEHQRYFEVRNDQGMLLPHFISVRNGNDVHLENVIKGNEKVLIARLEDAEFFYSEDKKLTIEECVDKLKHVTFHEKIGTIYEKMQRVGLIGQVIGKEVGLSENELTELKRASEIYKFDLVTNMVGEFPELQGIMGEKYALLQGETPAVAQAIKEHYMPTSSEGDLPVSDIGAVLAIADKLDSVFSFFAVGMIPSGSNDPYALRRQTYGVIRIIENKNWRFPLDQLQREIDAAINADDRKYGIQLNSGQAEVIDFVKARLRQLLLTKDVRHDVIDAVISAEQKDLTKLFSSATIIKNHLLDKEFRPSIEALTRVINLAKKGQDQSAEVDVTLFENDAEKELNKAVNAVEAGFKDKTMAENYQALVDLRPLIERYFDETMVMVEDERVKTNRLNELNRIAKMALSLASLDLLIVK, from the coding sequence ATGGCGAAAGATCTATTACTCGAAATTGGATTGGAAGAAATCCCAGCACATATTGTCACTCCAAGCCGTTTACAATTAGAACAAAAAGTAGTGAAATTTTTAGAAGAAAATAATTTAGCGTATGAAACAGTTCAAAGTTTCTCAACGCCTCGTCGTTTAGCTGTTCGTGTCACTCAATTACCTGAACAACAAGAAGACACACAGGAAGAGGTCAAAGGACCAGCAAGAAAAATTGCTCAAGATGATCAAGGAAATTGGAGTAAGGCTGCCGAAGGTTTTGTTAGAGGGCAAGGACTAAGAACGGACGCGATTACGTTCAAGGAATTGAATGGAGTAGAATACGTATATGTCACAAAGCATAATCATGGCCAAAAAACGATTGATGTATTAAGTGGATTAAAAGATGTGATCACAAGTCTGACATTTCCTGTAACGATGCATTGGGCTAACTATGATTTTGAATATATTCGTCCGATCCATTGGTTGGTTGCACTCTTAGGAGACGAGATCATTCCTTTTTCTGTTTTAGATGTGGAGACAAGTAATCAATCGCGTGGCCATCGCTTTTTAGGTGATGATGTGACAATAATGCACTCTAAAGAATATGAAGCGAAACTGAAAGAGCAGTATGTGATCGTCGATCCAGCAGAAAGAAAAGCGATGATTGTTGCCCAAGCTGAACAATTAGCAGAAAAAAATCATTGGACCTTAGATTTAGATGGGAAATTACTAGAAGAGGTAACCAATCTAGTTGAGTATCCAACAGCTTTTGTTGGTGGTTTTGATGAAAAGTATTTGTCTGTGCCAGATGAAGTTTTAGTGACATCAATGAAAGAGCATCAACGCTATTTTGAGGTACGTAACGATCAAGGGATGTTATTGCCGCATTTTATTTCAGTTCGAAATGGAAATGATGTACACCTTGAAAACGTCATCAAAGGGAATGAAAAAGTGTTGATTGCTCGCTTGGAGGATGCTGAATTTTTCTATAGCGAAGACAAGAAATTAACGATTGAAGAGTGTGTCGATAAATTGAAACACGTGACCTTCCACGAGAAAATTGGAACGATTTATGAAAAAATGCAGCGTGTGGGTCTTATCGGACAAGTGATCGGTAAAGAAGTTGGCCTTTCTGAAAATGAACTGACAGAGTTGAAACGTGCTTCTGAGATCTATAAATTTGATTTAGTCACTAACATGGTGGGTGAATTCCCTGAACTACAAGGAATCATGGGAGAAAAGTATGCCTTACTTCAAGGAGAAACTCCTGCAGTGGCCCAAGCGATCAAAGAGCATTATATGCCGACTTCAAGTGAAGGTGACCTGCCTGTTTCTGATATTGGTGCAGTCTTAGCGATTGCAGATAAGTTAGATAGCGTCTTTTCATTCTTTGCTGTGGGAATGATCCCTAGCGGTTCGAATGATCCGTATGCGCTACGTCGTCAAACATATGGTGTGATCCGCATTATTGAAAACAAGAACTGGAGATTCCCGCTTGATCAATTACAAAGAGAGATCGATGCTGCGATCAATGCAGATGACAGAAAATATGGTATTCAATTGAACAGTGGACAAGCAGAAGTTATCGACTTCGTCAAAGCTCGTTTGCGTCAATTATTATTGACGAAAGATGTACGTCATGATGTGATCGATGCTGTGATTTCAGCAGAACAAAAAGACTTAACGAAACTTTTTTCATCAGCAACGATCATCAAAAATCATTTGTTAGATAAAGAATTTAGACCATCGATCGAAGCGTTGACTCGTGTCATCAATTTAGCCAAAAAAGGACAAGATCAATCAGCAGAAGTAGATGTGACCTTGTTTGAAAATGATGCTGAAAAAGAGCTGAACAAGGCGGTCAATGCTGTTGAAGCTGGCTTTAAAGACAAGACGATGGCCGAAAATTACCAAGCATTAGTTGATTTACGTCCATTGATCGAGCGTTATTTTGATGAAACCATGGTAATGGTCGAAGATGAGCGTGTAAAAACAAATCGTTTGAATGAACTGAATCGTATTGCTAAAATGGCTTTATCTTTAGCAAGTTTAGATTTATTGATCGTAAAATAA
- a CDS encoding DUF2177 family protein produces MNFSFKLFGTTALVFLILDFIWLFLISKKMYQNYLGDLMGQTKILPAVLFYLIYVIAVLFFVIQPAIEKESLLFAIGAGALFGLVCYGTYDLTNLATLKNWPGVITIIDLIWGMFVTATTCGITVYLAEHFNWR; encoded by the coding sequence ATGAATTTTTCATTTAAACTTTTTGGTACCACCGCATTAGTTTTTTTGATTCTTGATTTTATCTGGCTATTTTTGATTTCTAAGAAAATGTATCAAAATTATTTAGGTGATCTAATGGGACAAACCAAAATTTTACCAGCTGTACTATTTTATCTCATTTATGTCATTGCTGTACTATTTTTTGTCATCCAACCAGCGATCGAAAAGGAAAGTTTGCTTTTTGCGATTGGAGCTGGTGCTTTATTTGGCTTAGTTTGTTACGGAACGTATGATTTAACAAATCTAGCAACGTTGAAGAACTGGCCAGGCGTTATAACCATCATTGATCTAATTTGGGGAATGTTTGTAACAGCGACAACTTGTGGTATCACTGTTTATCTTGCCGAACATTTCAACTGGAGGTAA
- a CDS encoding diacylglycerol kinase family protein, translated as MDSKDKQTEKNKHFIASLEFALQGIKTVFKEERNMRTHVLMGIIAVVIGFVFGLSIAEWLWLLLVIFLVLVVEIINTVFENVVDMFTDFHFHPIGKKIKDMAAGAVLLTSGFAVIVGLLLFVPKIWQIIKDFL; from the coding sequence ATGGACTCAAAAGATAAACAAACAGAGAAAAATAAACATTTTATTGCTTCGCTGGAGTTTGCTCTTCAAGGGATCAAAACGGTTTTTAAAGAAGAAAGAAATATGCGCACTCATGTATTGATGGGAATCATAGCTGTTGTTATCGGATTTGTTTTTGGACTGTCGATAGCAGAATGGTTATGGCTACTTCTGGTGATTTTTCTTGTACTAGTGGTTGAAATCATCAATACGGTCTTTGAAAATGTTGTCGATATGTTTACGGATTTTCATTTTCACCCAATCGGGAAAAAGATCAAAGATATGGCTGCTGGAGCGGTCTTGTTAACTAGCGGCTTTGCTGTTATCGTAGGATTACTTTTGTTTGTTCCAAAAATATGGCAAATAATTAAAGACTTTTTATAG
- the era gene encoding GTPase Era, giving the protein MTEAHKSGFVAIVGRPNVGKSTLLNRIVGQKIAIMSDKAQTTRNKIQGIYTVPEAQIVFIDTPGIHKPKHRLGDFMVETAYSALREVDATLFMISADQKRGKGDDFIIERLKTMNSPVYLVINKIDTVHPDQLLGIIEDYTSQMTFTEVVPISATEGNNVDRLMDVLVSQMPEGPQYFPDDQVTDHPEYFIVSELVREKVLLLTRDEIPHSVAVVVDSMKRDENDKVHIQATIIVERDSQKGIIIGKGGKMLKQIGTKARQDIEHLLDDKVYLELWVKVQKDWRDKKVHLQDFGYRKDDY; this is encoded by the coding sequence ATGACAGAAGCACATAAATCTGGATTTGTGGCTATTGTAGGAAGACCAAATGTTGGAAAATCTACTTTATTGAATCGTATCGTCGGACAAAAAATTGCGATCATGAGTGATAAGGCACAAACAACGAGAAATAAAATTCAGGGGATCTATACGGTTCCTGAAGCGCAAATCGTTTTTATTGATACACCAGGAATTCATAAGCCTAAACATCGTTTGGGGGATTTTATGGTGGAGACTGCCTACAGTGCATTACGTGAAGTAGATGCAACTTTGTTTATGATCAGTGCAGATCAAAAAAGAGGTAAAGGTGATGATTTTATCATCGAGCGTCTGAAAACGATGAACAGTCCTGTTTATTTGGTCATCAATAAAATCGATACGGTTCATCCAGATCAATTGCTGGGAATCATCGAAGATTATACAAGCCAAATGACATTTACTGAAGTTGTGCCGATTTCTGCCACAGAAGGAAATAATGTCGATCGATTGATGGATGTTTTAGTTTCTCAAATGCCTGAAGGTCCGCAATATTTCCCAGATGATCAAGTGACAGATCACCCGGAATATTTTATTGTTTCTGAATTAGTTCGTGAAAAAGTTTTGCTTTTGACTCGAGATGAAATTCCTCATTCAGTTGCAGTAGTTGTTGATTCGATGAAACGCGATGAGAATGATAAAGTCCATATCCAAGCGACGATCATCGTTGAACGAGATAGTCAAAAAGGGATCATCATAGGTAAAGGTGGTAAAATGCTGAAGCAAATCGGTACAAAAGCGCGGCAAGATATCGAACACCTACTGGATGATAAGGTCTATTTAGAGCTTTGGGTAAAAGTGCAAAAAGATTGGCGCGATAAAAAAGTTCATTTGCAGGATTTTGGGTACCGTAAAGACGATTATTAA
- the yidC gene encoding membrane protein insertase YidC produces MQKLNKWLLGSGLFTLVLFLSGCVKTGSDGQPTGEGIIYNFLVKPMSSAITYLVDNFNWNYGWAIIFITIIVRLVIMPLGLSQSKKSMIQTEKMQAIKPQLDAAQAKLKEATTREEQMQAQAELQSVYKENNMSMMGGIGCLPLLIQMPIFSALFFAARYTKGISEASFLGVNLGQPSMIFVILAGVAYLLQGYLSTIGIPEEQKKTMKSMLIVSPLMIVFMSISSPAGVTLYWVVGGIFTCIQTFITNILLKPRIKAQVAEELKKNPPKQVVTPRKDVTPADLKPAEKTPTKTTSSPKGRNAGKQNRK; encoded by the coding sequence ATGCAAAAATTAAATAAGTGGCTACTGGGTTCCGGCCTATTCACCTTGGTATTGTTTTTATCAGGCTGTGTAAAAACTGGATCTGATGGTCAACCAACAGGTGAAGGAATCATTTATAACTTCCTAGTAAAACCAATGAGCAGCGCCATTACATATCTTGTTGATAATTTCAACTGGAACTACGGCTGGGCCATTATCTTCATCACGATCATTGTACGGCTGGTCATCATGCCTTTAGGCTTGAGCCAATCGAAAAAAAGTATGATCCAAACAGAAAAAATGCAAGCGATCAAGCCTCAACTTGATGCTGCACAAGCAAAATTAAAAGAAGCGACCACTCGAGAAGAACAAATGCAGGCGCAAGCAGAATTACAATCTGTCTATAAAGAAAACAACATGAGTATGATGGGCGGTATCGGCTGTCTACCATTATTGATCCAAATGCCGATTTTCTCTGCCTTATTCTTTGCAGCTCGTTATACGAAAGGTATCAGTGAAGCTAGCTTCCTTGGTGTCAACCTTGGTCAACCAAGTATGATCTTCGTTATTTTAGCCGGAGTTGCTTACTTACTACAAGGGTATCTTTCAACGATCGGTATTCCGGAAGAACAAAAGAAAACGATGAAATCTATGTTGATCGTTTCACCTTTGATGATCGTCTTTATGTCTATCAGCTCGCCAGCAGGCGTTACGCTATATTGGGTAGTCGGCGGTATTTTCACTTGTATCCAAACATTTATTACAAACATATTATTAAAACCAAGAATCAAAGCGCAGGTTGCGGAGGAATTGAAAAAGAATCCGCCTAAACAAGTGGTAACACCTAGAAAAGATGTTACTCCAGCTGATTTGAAACCAGCAGAAAAAACACCTACGAAAACAACTAGCTCACCTAAAGGTCGAAACGCTGGTAAACAAAATAGAAAATAA
- the recO gene encoding DNA repair protein RecO: MTLGETKGIILFTKDYKEKDKLVKIFTESFGKLMFFVKGAHRKNNPIAPAILPFTEAVYIGDFREEGLSFLNGSKEVAPFRKIQEDIFINAYATYILNLVDAAIEDRVYDPNLYHFTVQALTLLNDGKDAEIITNIFEIQLLHRFGITPEWSHCAVCQETRGKFDYSSKYSGVLCERHWLLDEHRYHADPRAVHFVRLFSAISYDKVQDINVKAETKTAIRQMIDELYDEYVGIHLKSKKFIDQMKSWEDTLRIPKRKDNDKLDEQLND; the protein is encoded by the coding sequence ATGACATTAGGTGAAACAAAAGGAATTATTCTTTTTACGAAGGATTACAAAGAAAAAGATAAATTAGTCAAGATTTTCACAGAGTCATTTGGCAAATTGATGTTCTTTGTAAAAGGAGCACATCGGAAGAACAATCCGATCGCTCCTGCTATTTTACCATTTACAGAAGCTGTTTATATTGGGGATTTTAGAGAAGAAGGACTATCTTTTCTAAATGGCAGTAAAGAAGTTGCACCATTTCGGAAAATTCAGGAAGATATTTTTATCAATGCCTATGCAACGTACATCTTAAATTTAGTAGATGCAGCTATCGAAGATCGCGTATATGATCCTAACTTGTATCATTTCACTGTTCAGGCGCTAACTTTGCTAAATGATGGGAAAGATGCAGAAATCATCACCAACATTTTTGAGATCCAGTTGCTCCATCGTTTTGGTATCACTCCTGAATGGTCTCATTGTGCAGTTTGCCAGGAAACAAGAGGGAAATTTGATTATTCATCAAAGTACAGTGGTGTTCTTTGTGAACGCCATTGGCTGTTGGACGAGCATCGTTATCATGCAGATCCTAGAGCAGTTCACTTTGTTCGTTTGTTTTCCGCAATTTCCTATGATAAAGTCCAAGATATCAATGTAAAAGCTGAAACAAAAACAGCGATTCGACAAATGATCGATGAATTGTACGATGAATATGTAGGAATTCATTTAAAGAGCAAGAAATTTATTGATCAAATGAAAAGTTGGGAAGATACTTTACGTATCCCAAAAAGAAAAGACAATGATAAATTAGATGAACAGTTAAACGATTGA
- a CDS encoding DUF1295 domain-containing protein, which translates to MTIWIISGVLFVYFTALFFWAQYLKNNSIVDLAWGIGFVIVALTGYLIMPNKTKVSTIIVSLVAVWGIRLFLHLAKRNIGKPEDYRYVNMRKRWGTHFAKLKAYLNVFVLQGVLLMIVSLPILLVVTGSSNSFYWWNGAGIVIWLLGFGFEVIGDYELAKFKQDKTNHGKLLTTGLWSLTRHPNYFGEALSWWGIFLISLNEVRNVWGIIGPLTITLLLLFVSGVPLLEKKYKERPDFLAYAAKTPKFVPFIGKKGL; encoded by the coding sequence ATGACGATTTGGATCATAAGTGGGGTACTATTTGTTTACTTCACGGCATTGTTCTTTTGGGCACAATATTTGAAAAATAATTCGATCGTGGATTTAGCATGGGGAATCGGTTTTGTCATCGTTGCACTAACAGGTTATTTGATCATGCCGAATAAAACAAAAGTAAGTACGATCATCGTAAGTTTAGTTGCAGTTTGGGGGATTCGCTTGTTTCTTCACCTAGCGAAAAGAAATATTGGTAAGCCGGAAGATTATCGCTATGTAAATATGCGTAAACGTTGGGGCACACATTTTGCCAAATTGAAAGCTTACTTGAATGTTTTTGTATTACAAGGTGTGTTGCTGATGATCGTATCATTACCGATTTTATTGGTCGTTACAGGATCTTCCAATTCATTTTACTGGTGGAACGGAGCTGGAATCGTTATTTGGTTACTTGGCTTTGGTTTTGAGGTGATCGGTGATTATGAATTAGCAAAATTTAAACAGGATAAAACGAATCATGGAAAGTTATTGACAACTGGTTTATGGTCGTTGACTCGACACCCAAATTATTTTGGTGAAGCACTTAGCTGGTGGGGCATCTTTTTGATCAGTTTGAATGAAGTGCGGAATGTTTGGGGGATCATTGGGCCTTTGACAATCACCTTATTATTATTATTTGTTTCAGGTGTACCTTTGCTTGAAAAAAAATATAAAGAACGTCCTGACTTTTTAGCATATGCAGCAAAAACACCAAAGTTTGTCCCTTTTATTGGAAAGAAAGGATTATAA